From a single Halobellus ruber genomic region:
- the proS gene encoding proline--tRNA ligase, which yields MTDDQELGITESKEYDTGEWYAEVVRKANLASYAPEGMSGFIVTRPRAYEVWERIQAHLDGLFKDTGVRNAYFPLFIPESYLEREKDIVEGFDPEVAWVERAGNDELEEPLAVRPTSESIITPYISQWVRSHRDLPLRVNQWASVVRWEATETKPFFRTKEFLWQEGHTAHATREDAWAETTRRLDQYEATYEDLLAMPVLRGAKPEHDKFPGADTTTTVEALMPDGKSVQGATSHYLGTSFAEAFDITYTDEDEESQLAHTTSWGLSWRAIGALIMTHSDEQGLVLPPALAPEQVVIVPIWQADTRDEVLSYAEGIEADLTEAGIRVELDDRDERNPGFKFNEWELKGVPLRMEVGPNETADGSVTVVHRPDGESTEVDREGIAATVEDHFDEVYAKLYAAAEENLESNVREAADRAGILGTLGQHGGYVKAPWCGEEACETEIKDQIAAEIVMVPLDDPDAEVHHGEECAVCGEDATETAYYAKSY from the coding sequence ATGACTGACGACCAGGAACTCGGGATCACCGAGTCGAAGGAATACGACACCGGCGAGTGGTACGCGGAGGTCGTCCGGAAGGCGAACCTCGCGAGCTACGCGCCGGAGGGGATGAGCGGGTTCATCGTCACGCGCCCCCGGGCGTACGAGGTGTGGGAGCGGATCCAGGCCCACCTCGACGGGCTGTTCAAGGACACCGGGGTCCGGAACGCCTACTTCCCGCTTTTCATCCCGGAGAGCTACCTCGAACGCGAGAAGGACATCGTCGAGGGGTTCGACCCCGAGGTCGCGTGGGTCGAACGCGCCGGCAACGACGAATTAGAGGAGCCGCTCGCGGTCCGGCCGACCTCCGAGTCGATCATCACCCCCTACATCTCCCAGTGGGTCCGAAGCCACCGCGACCTCCCGTTGCGGGTGAACCAGTGGGCATCGGTCGTCCGGTGGGAGGCCACCGAGACGAAACCGTTCTTCCGGACGAAGGAGTTCCTCTGGCAGGAGGGCCACACCGCCCACGCCACCCGCGAGGACGCGTGGGCGGAGACGACGCGCCGACTCGACCAGTACGAGGCCACCTACGAGGACCTGCTCGCGATGCCGGTGCTCCGCGGCGCCAAGCCCGAACACGACAAGTTCCCCGGCGCGGACACGACCACGACCGTCGAGGCGCTGATGCCCGACGGGAAATCCGTCCAGGGTGCGACCTCGCATTACCTGGGGACCTCCTTCGCGGAGGCGTTCGACATCACCTACACCGACGAAGACGAGGAATCACAACTGGCCCACACCACCTCCTGGGGGCTGTCGTGGCGCGCGATCGGCGCGCTGATCATGACCCACTCCGACGAACAGGGGCTGGTGTTGCCGCCCGCGCTGGCGCCCGAACAGGTCGTGATCGTCCCGATCTGGCAGGCCGACACCAGAGACGAGGTGCTTTCGTACGCCGAGGGGATCGAGGCGGACCTCACGGAGGCGGGGATCCGGGTCGAACTCGACGACCGCGACGAACGCAACCCCGGATTCAAGTTCAACGAGTGGGAGCTGAAGGGCGTCCCGCTCCGGATGGAGGTCGGCCCCAACGAGACCGCGGACGGAAGCGTCACCGTCGTCCACCGCCCCGACGGCGAGTCCACCGAGGTCGATCGCGAGGGGATCGCCGCGACGGTCGAAGACCACTTCGACGAGGTGTACGCCAAGCTCTACGCCGCCGCCGAGGAGAACCTCGAATCGAACGTCCGGGAGGCGGCGGACCGCGCGGGGATCCTGGGAACGCTCGGCCAACACGGCGGCTACGTCAAGGCCCCGTGGTGCGGCGAGGAGGCCTGTGAAACCGAGATCAAAGACCAGATCGCCGCGGAGATCGTGATGGTGCCGCTGGACGACCCCGACGCCGAAGTCCACCACGGCGAGGAGTGTGCGGTCTGTGGCGAGGACGCTACCGAGACCGCGTACTACGCGAAGTCGTACTAA